GACTTATGTGAGGTTGGCTAGATCATTAATCATTTAGTAGGCAACCAATTAGTGGCTAATATTTGACCGAATGGCAAACATTGGCATCAGACCAACGCTAATGGTAGCACCTGCAAAGCTGTGTGAAGATCACGAAGCTAACGGAGCTCAGGAGCACCAAGAACCAGTAGTAGTTATCCATGCGCGCCTCCCGGGGATCGTCGGAGAACCAGCCGTGGCCCTTGCCGGCGCCCCCCGCCGTGGCCACCTCGATCGCCGCGATCAGCAGCGTCCCGACGAGGCTCCCGACGCCGAAGACGCTGAGGTAGAGCCCGATGCCGATGGTCCTCATCGCGTCGGGGACCTGCGAGTAGAAGAACTCTTGCATCCCCACGACGGCGAACACGTCCGAGACGCCCAGCAGCACGTACTGCGGGAGCAGCCAGGCAATGCTCATCTGGCCGGCAGCCTCGTGGCGGCGCCGGGACTCGACGAGCGCCGCAACGACCATGGCCACGACGGAGAACACCATGCCCACGCCGATCCGCTGGAGCACCGTGATCCCCTTGCTTTCCCGGGTGACGGCGCCGATCAGGGGGATGATCACCCTGTCGTAGAGCggcatgaggatgatgatggacaCGGTGATCGTGCTCTGGAGCGTCGCCGGCGGGATCACGAAGGCGCCGCCGGCGACCCGGTGGTCCATCAGCGTGCCCTGCTTCGTGAAGAAGGTCATCGGCTGCTGGAAGATCACCGCGAACATGAGCAGCACCGTCCAGATCGGCAGCAGCCTGAGGATGATCTTGGCCACGCCGGGTCCGTTGGTCTCTTCCGGGTCAGTTAGCTTGGCTAGTTTCAGGGGCTTCTCCTGCAACCTGCATGTCAGAGTTCAGAATTTTTGCATTGGTCACTAAATGCAACTAAAAACTTCCCTAGAATTTAGATAGCAACGCACAAATCTTACTCTAGCTCGGAAGCATTGTTCTTGTCGTCGCCGTCGTCTTGACCATCATGTCTCGACGACAAACGGATCTTTCCGGCCGAAACACTCGCAAGAAGTGACTTGAGAGCTCTGAGGATGCTCTCAGAGCAAGGCCTGTCGGCGCTTCTTGGCTGGCTGATCTTCTTGTAGAGAGGGGTGCAGCAGAGGAACGCCGCGACGGACAGGGCCATGGCGGCGCAGGGGACGGCGAAGCCGATGCCCCAGCCGACGGTGTCCTGGACGTAGGACATGGTGGTGTTCCCCAGGAGGCTGCCGCAGCATATGCCGAAGTACCACCACTGGAAGAAGGCGCTCTTCACCTT
This portion of the Triticum dicoccoides isolate Atlit2015 ecotype Zavitan chromosome 7A, WEW_v2.0, whole genome shotgun sequence genome encodes:
- the LOC119334686 gene encoding protein NRT1/ PTR FAMILY 5.8-like isoform X2 codes for the protein MLHKWLPWATLFLPLYLISIGQGAYNPSLQAFGADQLDIGDEDDDGGGTAEEKGKVKSAFFQWWYFGICCGSLLGNTTMSYVQDTVGWGIGFAVPCAAMALSVAAFLCCTPLYKKISQPRSADRPCSESILRALKSLLASVSAGKIRLSSRHDGQDDGDDKNNASELELQEKPLKLAKLTDPEETNGPGVAKIILRLLPIWTVLLMFAVIFQQPMTFFTKQGTLMDHRVAGGAFVIPPATLQSTITVSIIILMPLYDRVIIPLIGAVTRESKGITVLQRIGVGMVFSVVAMVVAALVESRRRHEAAGQMSIAWLLPQYVLLGVSDVFAVVGMQEFFYSQVPDAMRTIGIGLYLSVFGVGSLVGTLLIAAIEVATAGGAGKGHGWFSDDPREARMDNYYWFLVLLSSVSFVIFTQLCRCYH
- the LOC119334686 gene encoding protein NRT1/ PTR FAMILY 5.8-like isoform X1; the encoded protein is MATEKGSSASLGRPCILIIVVAGVERFAFKGVASNMVNYLTGVVGMSTAAAAQSVSAWVGITSMLPLVSAVLADSYWDRYSTVTASSLLYVAGLAGLASWAMLHKWLPWATLFLPLYLISIGQGAYNPSLQAFGADQLDIGDEDDDGGGTAEEKGKVKSAFFQWWYFGICCGSLLGNTTMSYVQDTVGWGIGFAVPCAAMALSVAAFLCCTPLYKKISQPRSADRPCSESILRALKSLLASVSAGKIRLSSRHDGQDDGDDKNNASELELQEKPLKLAKLTDPEETNGPGVAKIILRLLPIWTVLLMFAVIFQQPMTFFTKQGTLMDHRVAGGAFVIPPATLQSTITVSIIILMPLYDRVIIPLIGAVTRESKGITVLQRIGVGMVFSVVAMVVAALVESRRRHEAAGQMSIAWLLPQYVLLGVSDVFAVVGMQEFFYSQVPDAMRTIGIGLYLSVFGVGSLVGTLLIAAIEVATAGGAGKGHGWFSDDPREARMDNYYWFLVLLSSVSFVIFTQLCRCYH